One stretch of Mobula birostris isolate sMobBir1 chromosome 23, sMobBir1.hap1, whole genome shotgun sequence DNA includes these proteins:
- the endou2 gene encoding uridylate-specific endoribonuclease B produces MPSSFSERTAPYRMESNAELSDIAQMLWDNDVNRLQPGVDYKISLQEQAGQSYADATSKTSFPFFLFVNEDAFKKKTFSAFISLLDNYEADTGQPEIITTEEESEIQNFLDAVMETAVLQIAHNYLLKKGKAEVNEEEFKGQLYDMWFRLYSREGSNQPNSSGFEHVFVGETRGGRMVIGFHNWIQFYLQEKLGRVDYKGYTMPDNQVKPDEYKHLITLQFRWKKRVKPQGSCFLGVSPEFEFALYTIIFFISPDRQLKLRFSQYEVMIVCHSNKHKNIETTYPVLLRYLTTN; encoded by the exons atgCCCAGTTCATTTTCTGAAAGAACTGCTCCGTATAGAATGGAAAGTAATGCAGAACTATCAGACATCGCTCAGATGCTGTGGGACAACGATGTGAACAGACTTCAACCAGGGGTCGATTACAAAATTTCCCTTCAG GAGCAAGCAGGACAAAGTTACGCAGACGCAACCAGCAAAACTTCATTTCCATTTTTCCTTTTTGTGAACGAGGATGCTTTTAAGAAGAAAACATTTTCAG CTTTCATCTCCCTTCTGGATAATTACGAGGCCGACACAGGCCAGCCTGAGATCATTACCACAGAGGAGGAGAGTGAAATCCAGAACTTTTTGGATGCTGTAATGGAGACTGCAGTGCTACAG ATTGCTCACAATTATTtactcaagaaagggaaggcggagGTCAACGAAGAAGAATTCAAAGGGCAATTATATGACATGTGGTTCCGTCTATATTCTCGTGAAGGATCCAACCA GCCCAACTCATCTGGCTTTGAGCACGTGTTTGTGGGTGAAACCCGTGGTGGACGGATGGTCATTGGATTCCACAACTGGATCCAGTTCTACCTCCAGGAGAAACTTGGCCGTGTGGACTACAAAGGATACACTATGCCGGACAACCAGGTCAAG CCAGATGAGTATAAGCACCTGATCACGCTGCAGTTCAGATGGAAGAAGAGGGTGAAACCGCAGGGCAGCTGCTTCCTGGGGGTGAGCCCCGAGTTTGAATTCGCCCTGTATACCATCATCTTCTTCATTTCGCCAGATCGACAGCTCAAGCTCAGGTTCAGCCAGTACGAGGTTATGATCGTGTGTCACAGCAACAAGCACAAAAACATTGAGACCACCTACCCTGTTCTGCTACGGTATCTAACCACCAACTGA